A single region of the Vagococcus teuberi genome encodes:
- a CDS encoding YtxH domain-containing protein, translating into MGKKGNKKQFSGKKFIKGFLVGGALCGGAALLLAPRSGKETQRLMTNKIEENINFLLSLSNQIDTTKVQANQLTALSQELLPTFEKETKKSIKKFEFKAKPRLEKMKEQLAKIEKDINDFKEALEQ; encoded by the coding sequence GTGGGGAAAAAAGGAAATAAAAAACAATTTTCTGGCAAAAAATTTATCAAAGGTTTTTTAGTAGGTGGGGCTCTATGTGGTGGTGCAGCACTCTTACTTGCTCCTAGATCTGGAAAAGAAACTCAACGATTGATGACTAACAAAATAGAAGAAAACATTAATTTTCTTTTATCGTTAAGTAATCAGATTGATACAACTAAAGTTCAAGCAAATCAATTAACTGCTCTATCTCAAGAATTATTACCAACTTTTGAAAAAGAAACCAAAAAAAGTATTAAGAAATTTGAATTCAAAGCAAAGCCACGCCTAGAAAAAATGAAAGAACAATTAGCTAAAATAGAGAAAGATATAAACGATTTCAAAGAAGCTCTTGAACAATAA
- a CDS encoding HIT family protein gives MTDCLFCKIIEKEIPSYPVYEDEMVYAFLDITQTTKGHTLVIPKKHVTDIFEYDEKLAAEVFARVPKIARAIEKAFPDVVGLNIVNNNKEAAYQSVFHSHIHLIPRYGKEDDFSITFADNGSKYTTNDMATIAQSINKEIL, from the coding sequence ATGACAGATTGTCTTTTTTGTAAAATAATAGAAAAAGAGATACCTAGTTATCCTGTTTATGAAGATGAGATGGTGTATGCTTTTTTAGATATTACACAAACAACTAAAGGACACACATTGGTCATTCCTAAAAAACATGTAACAGATATCTTTGAATACGATGAGAAACTAGCAGCTGAAGTATTTGCTAGAGTTCCTAAAATTGCTCGTGCGATTGAAAAAGCTTTTCCAGATGTCGTTGGATTAAATATCGTAAATAATAACAAAGAAGCTGCTTACCAAAGTGTGTTTCATTCACATATCCACCTCATTCCACGATACGGCAAAGAAGATGATTTTTCAATAACGTTTGCAGATAATGGCTCTAAATATACGACAAATGATATGGCAACAATCGCTCAATCAATTAACAAGGAGATTTTATAG
- a CDS encoding ABC transporter ATP-binding protein, with protein sequence MSLKIENLTGGYGHAPVLKSVDFEVKSGEMVGLIGLNGAGKSTTIKHIIGLLNAQKGKITIDDETIFSAPDSYRKKIGFIPESPILYDELTLREHIEVTAMAYDIPKDEALKRAEYLLKLFRLDNKLDWFPTHFSKGMKQKVMVLCAFLTKPSLYIIDEPFLGLDPLAINALLELMNEMKKQGAAILMSTHILATAEIYCDRFVVLHNGEVRANGTMEELRKEFHLPGSSLDDIYLSLTKEEEN encoded by the coding sequence ATGAGTTTAAAAATAGAAAACTTAACAGGAGGCTACGGTCATGCTCCTGTATTAAAATCGGTTGATTTTGAAGTGAAATCTGGTGAGATGGTTGGTTTAATCGGCCTTAATGGTGCGGGTAAAAGTACCACGATTAAACATATTATCGGCCTTTTAAATGCACAAAAAGGAAAAATCACAATTGATGATGAGACGATTTTTAGTGCACCAGACTCTTATCGTAAGAAAATTGGATTTATTCCAGAAAGTCCAATATTGTATGATGAATTGACATTGAGAGAACATATTGAAGTAACAGCTATGGCTTATGATATTCCAAAAGATGAGGCATTAAAAAGAGCGGAGTATCTATTAAAACTATTCCGTTTAGATAATAAATTAGATTGGTTTCCAACTCACTTTTCAAAAGGGATGAAACAAAAAGTGATGGTTTTGTGTGCCTTTTTAACCAAACCAAGTTTGTATATCATCGACGAACCATTTCTAGGATTGGATCCATTAGCAATTAATGCTTTACTTGAATTAATGAATGAAATGAAAAAACAAGGGGCAGCAATTTTGATGTCAACACATATTTTAGCGACTGCAGAAATATATTGTGACAGATTTGTTGTCTTACATAATGGTGAAGTTAGAGCAAATGGTACGATGGAGGAGTTACGTAAAGAGTTTCATCTGCCAGGTTCTTCTTTAGATGATATTTATCTATCCCTCACAAAAGAGGAGGAGAACTAA
- a CDS encoding ABC transporter permease, whose translation MLDFYKLRLAKHQKRMFKYLKYVMNDHFILICMVGLGGFGYYYSEYLKNLTPAVSWVPIVVGLVWFISLFVGRLSTLMQEADAVFLIPKERAMTTYLKRGLNYSTIFPTIAISLIVGVTFPLVAITKSVDFSMTLFIIASLLALKYADLWIQLESLYLDSGQNVTTHRIIWTLGAIGSLFCSLYVSFYVGVAVAFVISIALVMLSKKTLESSQLNWEKSIQVERKRMKRLYSFFNLFTDVPGLSSDVHRRKYLDGLLNRIKKTSENTYLYLYARVVARGSEYSSLTIRLILVGMVLLFFTKSFWLMAILGSLFIYLLGFQLIPIYHAFDYMLMTQLYPISYKLKHNSVLFIIRSVIGIMTLIFSLVVVVALPNKLDGIKLALVFVMVFVLLSWSYLPMKLKKMEKMENR comes from the coding sequence ATGTTAGATTTTTATAAGTTACGCCTGGCTAAACATCAAAAAAGAATGTTCAAATATTTAAAATATGTTATGAATGACCATTTTATTTTAATCTGTATGGTAGGTTTAGGTGGTTTTGGCTACTATTATTCTGAATATTTAAAGAATTTGACGCCAGCAGTGTCATGGGTGCCAATTGTCGTTGGACTGGTCTGGTTTATCAGTTTATTTGTGGGAAGGTTAAGCACGTTAATGCAAGAAGCAGATGCTGTCTTTTTAATACCAAAAGAAAGAGCGATGACAACCTATTTAAAAAGAGGGCTGAACTATTCAACCATTTTTCCGACTATTGCGATATCATTAATTGTTGGTGTAACATTTCCGTTAGTGGCTATTACCAAGTCAGTTGATTTTTCTATGACACTATTTATTATAGCTAGTTTATTAGCTTTAAAATATGCAGATCTTTGGATTCAATTAGAATCACTGTATCTTGATTCTGGACAAAACGTAACAACTCACCGAATCATTTGGACGTTAGGGGCAATTGGAAGTTTATTTTGCAGTTTATATGTTTCGTTTTATGTAGGTGTTGCAGTCGCATTTGTTATTAGTATTGCATTAGTGATGTTGAGTAAAAAAACACTTGAAAGTAGCCAGTTAAACTGGGAAAAAAGTATTCAAGTTGAGAGAAAACGTATGAAACGTCTTTATTCGTTCTTTAATTTATTTACAGATGTACCAGGGTTGTCATCTGATGTACATCGTAGAAAATATTTAGATGGCTTGCTAAATCGAATAAAAAAAACATCAGAAAATACGTATCTTTATCTATATGCCAGAGTAGTAGCTCGAGGTTCTGAGTATAGTAGTTTAACGATTCGTTTAATTCTTGTCGGGATGGTCTTATTGTTTTTTACTAAGTCATTTTGGTTGATGGCAATATTAGGTAGTTTGTTTATTTATCTATTAGGATTTCAATTGATACCAATTTATCACGCCTTTGATTATATGTTAATGACGCAATTATATCCTATCTCATATAAATTAAAGCACAATTCAGTTTTATTTATTATTAGAAGTGTCATTGGTATCATGACATTGATATTTAGTCTAGTAGTAGTAGTTGCTTTGCCAAATAAGCTAGATGGTATTAAACTAGCTTTAGTATTTGTTATGGTATTTGTTTTATTATCTTGGAGTTACTTACCAATGAAACTAAAAAAAATGGAAAAAATGGAAAATAGGTGA
- a CDS encoding phosphotransferase family protein, producing the protein MNMFNFDKAWNLQPIKGDTGKAYKGMKENERVFIKRNSTPFLAALSREGLTPKLLWTKRTSNGDILTAQEWLEGRQLEIDEISDNEDVAHMLHYLHQSESLKSMLKRMDGAEKSVFDFLQDYITDLPKDLKEDDYLMRVFRHLENHLPPYTSVQFVACHGDAIHNNWMLASNGELYLVDWDYSVLSDPAYDLGTILGQYVSKESWPDWLQVYGIKVDDELLERVHWYAGMNLLQQIKRSYHREEFKQMSNYVSLLKKLYDI; encoded by the coding sequence ATGAACATGTTTAATTTTGATAAAGCCTGGAATCTCCAACCAATCAAAGGAGATACCGGAAAAGCTTATAAGGGTATGAAGGAAAATGAGAGAGTCTTTATTAAGCGTAATTCAACTCCTTTTTTGGCCGCATTATCTCGTGAAGGATTAACACCAAAATTGCTTTGGACAAAAAGGACAAGTAATGGCGACATACTGACTGCACAAGAATGGTTAGAAGGACGGCAATTAGAGATAGATGAGATTTCTGATAATGAAGATGTCGCACATATGTTGCACTATTTACATCAATCAGAATCACTGAAGTCAATGTTGAAGAGAATGGACGGTGCAGAAAAGTCAGTTTTTGATTTTTTACAAGATTATATAACTGATCTACCTAAAGACTTAAAAGAGGATGACTATTTGATGCGAGTGTTTCGTCATTTAGAAAATCATCTACCTCCTTATACATCGGTTCAATTTGTTGCGTGTCATGGGGATGCGATACATAATAACTGGATGCTTGCGTCTAATGGGGAATTATATTTAGTAGATTGGGATTATTCTGTTTTATCGGATCCAGCCTATGATTTAGGAACAATTCTTGGACAATATGTTTCTAAAGAGAGTTGGCCAGATTGGCTACAGGTTTACGGCATCAAAGTTGATGATGAGCTACTAGAGCGAGTCCATTGGTATGCTGGTATGAATTTGTTGCAACAAATTAAAAGAAGCTACCATAGAGAAGAGTTTAAACAAATGTCTAACTATGTTTCTCTATTAAAAAAATTATATGATATTTAA
- the trmB gene encoding tRNA (guanosine(46)-N7)-methyltransferase TrmB, which produces MRLRNKPGAMDTIIANPQYILTDGSQWRGKWQDRFEKEQPIHIEVGSGKGQFIVEMAKAHPDINYISIELQTNAMISVLEKQLEEKLPNLQLLLVNGADLTDFFADGEVSQVYLNFSDPWPKKKHEKRRLTFKTFLKTYETISKPKAQLHFKTDNQGLFEYSLASLSRYGMTLNQVWLDLHHSDYEGNIMTEYEEKFSAKGQPIYRLEATFNNK; this is translated from the coding sequence ATGCGTTTAAGAAACAAACCAGGAGCAATGGATACAATTATAGCTAATCCACAGTATATTTTGACTGATGGTAGCCAGTGGAGAGGGAAATGGCAAGACCGTTTTGAAAAAGAGCAACCAATTCATATTGAAGTGGGAAGTGGAAAAGGCCAATTTATTGTGGAGATGGCCAAAGCTCATCCTGATATCAATTATATTAGTATCGAACTTCAAACGAACGCTATGATATCAGTACTAGAAAAACAATTAGAAGAAAAACTGCCTAATTTACAGTTGTTACTAGTTAATGGAGCGGATTTAACTGACTTTTTTGCAGATGGTGAAGTATCTCAAGTTTATTTGAATTTTTCAGATCCATGGCCTAAGAAAAAACATGAAAAACGTCGATTAACGTTTAAAACATTTTTGAAAACATATGAAACTATCTCTAAACCAAAAGCTCAACTTCATTTTAAAACAGATAATCAGGGATTGTTTGAGTATTCACTAGCAAGTCTATCGCGATATGGGATGACTTTAAATCAAGTTTGGCTAGATTTACATCATAGTGATTATGAAGGAAACATAATGACCGAATATGAAGAAAAATTTTCAGCCAAAGGGCAGCCTATTTATCGTTTAGAAGCAACATTTAATAATAAATAA
- the dhaS gene encoding dihydroxyacetone kinase transcriptional activator DhaS, whose amino-acid sequence MASTGSLITKKVIAYSLKDLLKTTPYQKISIKDIMSHAEYRRQTFYDHFTDKDDLIVWIYQQELTEIVQHFVTYDHWTVIIKRLVDYFEKNQVFYQKTLLESYVFDAQLSNQLEHFIYYLLTHQTNQHDLPYKPKETATFFAFAITGTIKDWLFHDCQLSKGAITELITNQLTVLLPSNKTDISVL is encoded by the coding sequence ATGGCGTCAACTGGTTCTTTAATCACTAAAAAAGTCATCGCCTATTCACTAAAAGATTTATTAAAGACGACTCCCTATCAAAAAATATCAATAAAAGATATTATGTCTCACGCTGAATATCGTAGACAAACATTTTATGATCATTTTACTGATAAAGATGATTTAATTGTCTGGATATACCAACAAGAACTAACAGAGATTGTACAACACTTCGTGACTTACGATCATTGGACGGTTATTATAAAACGATTAGTCGATTATTTTGAAAAAAATCAAGTGTTCTATCAAAAAACGTTACTTGAGTCCTATGTCTTTGATGCACAACTATCAAATCAGCTTGAGCACTTCATTTACTATTTACTTACACATCAAACTAACCAACATGATTTACCATACAAACCAAAAGAAACCGCGACCTTTTTTGCTTTTGCCATTACTGGTACTATCAAAGACTGGTTGTTTCATGATTGCCAACTATCAAAAGGGGCAATAACAGAGCTTATTACTAATCAACTCACGGTTCTTTTACCATCAAATAAAACAGACATCTCCGTACTATAG